DNA from Rhinoderma darwinii isolate aRhiDar2 chromosome 6, aRhiDar2.hap1, whole genome shotgun sequence:
CACTGACCacaagcagggatcttgaaaatggtgaggagttTGAACATAAAGTATATCCTTAaagttaaataattttttgttctacgatgttaagctttatttacataacctGGAAACACCTTTTTAGGTTGAGGCTATGGACAGACTTTCTAAACGCCGTCTTTCTCAAGCGAGAGCTCTGTGGTGACGCAAGGCACCTGTGATTCCGAGTAGATGGTAAAAGCTATACCTGGGGCTACCGCAACgcaatattaatattttccttttctttcttttttgccTAAAAGGCAGATATTTATGACAGACatagaggccattgttaggaccCTGGTTGCCATGGTAACTTATTTAGGCATTGCAGTGTGGCAatagaccacagcatctaagaagTTAATGGCTGGGAGGCTTCTCTGATTTCAGCCCATTACAGCAGGAGTTCGGCTGTCAATCACATCCTCCtgagatgatgctgcagcccgtgattggctgcagcgatcaaatgggataaaacgtcatcccaggaggccgggctggaagAATAGAAGATAGTGTTGCTTTGACAATgcccgggtggtaagtataaggttttttttctgagttgtgatttttgtggtggaaacaCTGCGATTCCACCGTAAAAGTTGCAACAATTGTTACAGGTTTTACATccgccattgaactcaatggggaaaacgcttcatcaattgacatgctgcggatttaaaatctgcactgaaagtcaatttttgaatgttttatcagcgtttttttatttttttattgtttgttttttccccACAGCGGGGGCATggtattttctaaatctcattaactttctgctactgtaaatgctgcagaattttcgcacagaattacgcagtgtttacgctacgtgggaactcgGGCTTAAAAAGCAAAATGCAGTGACTGATGTTTGATACGTTCATGTTCTATGTTTCAGGGTTTTGCAGCCATGCTTTGCTATCTACAATGCTCGGCCGATTCATCTAAAAAGCCGTCCAGATTATACAGAAGAGAAAGACGACCGGAAACCCCTGAAGTTTTCTACAAGTAAAGGCAGCCACCGGCGATGGACTGTGGCCCAGTCGTTTGGGAGTGACTACCAGCAGCCGCTGTGGAAGGTGCTGCCGCTGAGTTTGTTTCTCACAGGGGTCTTGTTCTGGGCATTTTTCAGAGAAGAAACCGAGATTGATGAAATCTTGTACAGACCTGTTGCTGAACTGCTGGGAGAGGTGGACAAGAGTgaagaaaacaataaaaacaaatgaatATCACATAAAAACTAAAAGAAACTTGGTAACGGTATAAAGTAAAGAAATGGTTCGCGACTGCCCGCGGGGTATGGATCTTGCCTGCCCTCAGATGGGTGGAAGTTTGCGCTCGGCCCCATGCTTCCTAAGGATTGTTTACAAGGATTATAAAAACGTGAATGTACCCGGATGCCTTAAAATATGAAGGTTGTCGGGATTATAATGTACCCACATGCCAACACCGGACCATGGGCAGGAACGCTCTGTACAATGGAGGCATTGGCGCCTCGTGGATTAACCTCTCGTTCCAGATCTGCCGTCTTACAGCGCATCCATGTGTTCTAATAAGAGGAAATAAAATTCGCTTCTGGACAATGTTGTTTGTGGTCAAATTAAACGTAGGGATCTGTCCGCAGAGCAAAAAAATCGTAATGTGGGTTCTCGCAGTGCCACGTCACCCatactggattttttttttaatgtaattctaGGCTTTGGGGCTAGTAGTTTTCTTTATATAAAGCTCATTTGTTGTGTTATCAACATTTGTAGCATTAATATTTTGTTTATTAATTATTCGACCATTTTAAAGTTTGTAGTGAATGGGAATGTTCTGGTTTAGGGCTCATTCATttcaacgtgaataacgtccgtgtgttgCGCAGGGaagtcacgcgcagcacacggacccattgatttcaatggggccattcacacatgcaggagttttcatgcagcgagtgtctgctgcgtaaaactcactgcatgtcctatattggtgcgtttttcactcACCTAtcgcctattgaagtcaatgggtgtgtgaaaatcacgcatagcacacggatgcacatcagtgcGTGAATGACGCATGCCCTCGCCAAGAaaactgatgcataacggaccagattcacgtgcaTTTTTCACGCGTGTGAATCTGATCTGCTCctatgaatgtagccttacaagcAGAGGTGGAAAACTGGTGCAggcctaaggcctcgtgcacactactGTAGCCAAGTGCAAGGGCGTGATTTTCAGCTCGGCCGTCGGCGGAgtgacacccgcgagccgcccgcaaatcgcgggccgtgcacatggccgcggccgttaTTTTCAATGAGTCCGGAccggagaacacggctgtaataagatatgtccgttctttctgcggtgcgggctcctgggccatgcacggaccgtgaaaaccacggtcgtgtgcatggccccataggaatgaatggggccgcaattctcccgtggattttcggggggattgcagccacaaaagcacgttcgtgtgcatgaggccttaggctgggttcacatacaCATgtgtttgttgcagatttttttaagccaaagccagaagcgcATCCAGCAAGGAGAAgttcttccttaaagaggctctgtcaccacattataagtgccctatcttgtacatgatgtgatcggcgctgtagtgtagattacagcggtgttttttatttagaaatacgatcatttttgacggagttatgacctattttagctttatgctaatgagtttcttaatggacaactgggcgtgttttactttttggccaagtgggcgttgtggagagaagtgtatgacgctgaccaatcagtgtcatacacttctccccattcatttacacagcacatcgtaatcttattacatcactatgtgcagccacataaacacactataacgttactgcagtgtcctgacaatgaatata
Protein-coding regions in this window:
- the UQCC4 gene encoding ubiquinol-cytochrome c reductase complex assembly factor 4, whose protein sequence is MQRSLCHVTVRRVLQPCFAIYNARPIHLKSRPDYTEEKDDRKPLKFSTSKGSHRRWTVAQSFGSDYQQPLWKVLPLSLFLTGVLFWAFFREETEIDEILYRPVAELLGEVDKSEENNKNK